TCCTTAAACAGGGAAACCAGTGACACCTCATCCTCTCCAACTTGCAGAAGCCAACATGTTGTACCTGGAGACTCCAGCAGGCGTCGGTTTCTCCTACTCCAGTGACTCCTCCTACTATGAGGGTGTGAACGATCGGATGACAGGTGAACGATTAAGCAGTTCGTGTTGCCGATGCCGGCGTAGAAGATGACTCTTTCCTTGTTTTCGTTCGTTCAGCCACGGATAATCTAGTCTTCCTGCAGCGCTGGTTCACCAAGTTCCCACAGTACGAGGGCAGGGACTTGTACATCGCTGGGGAAAGCTACGCAGGTGAAGAGACACCCCTGTCTCCCTAGACATAGTTCGTCTTCTCTTGAAATCAGCAACTCAGGCTGTGGTTTTCAGGTCATTATGTTCCACAACTCGCCCAGCTCATGGTCGAATCTGATGACAAGCAGAGGGTCTTCAACCTTAAAGGCATCGCTGTGAGTAATGCACCATTGTCGATGAATTAACAGAGTTGTGTCTCCGCTGGTTGATCTCTGTTCTTTCCTCTGCTACCTGCCACAGCTGGGCAATCCGGTTCTCGAGTTCTCCACCGACTTCAACTCGAGAGCAGAGTTCTTCTGGTCGCATGGCTTGATCTCGGACTCCACGTACCGAATCTTCACTTCTGCTTGCAACTACTCACGCTATGTCAGCGAGTACTACAGAGGTTCCCTCAGCTCGGTGTGCCAACGAGTGATGAGCCAAGTGACCAGAGAAACGAGTAGATTCGTGGACAAGTACGATGTCACCCTCGACGTCTGCATCTCCTCCGTTCTATCTCAATCCATGGTTTTGAGTCCTCAAGTAAGCTCGGGAGCCGTCGTTTTGGTGATCTGCGTGTTCTCTTTGACCTTGCATCTGAGGCATGCCGCGCTTGCAGCAAGTTACCGAGCGTGTGGACGTGTGCGTGGAAGACGAGACGGTGAGGTATCTCAACCGGAGAGACGTGCAGTCTGCCCTTCATGCCCACCTCGACGGAGTTACCAAATGGACCGTCTGCAGCAGGTATCGATGTTGAACCTCGTACCCATCGTTGCAGAAACCTGAGCTCTCGTCTGACATGCTGCTTCTGGTGTTCGTCCAGTGTTCTGGAGTACGAGCTACTCGACCTGGAGGTTCCAACGATCTCGGTCGTCGGCTCGCTTGTGAAGTCCGGGATCCCGGTGTTGGTCTACAGGTAATCAAGAATCCCTGGAGCCCCATCAATGATGTCGACTGTACCCGACAAATTCTCATGCTCTTCGATTGCAGCGGCGATCAGGATTCTGTGATTCCTCTGACGGGAAGTCGAACGCTGGTGCAAAGGTTGGCCAACGAACTGGGCCTGAAGACAACAGTCCCTTACAGAGTCTGGTTCGAGGGAGAACAGGTAAACAGGATGGTGATTCGTCTCAGGTCGCACGCACCGCACTGCCTTTCTGCATCTGAGTTCTCTCGCGTTCTCTGTGCAGGTCGGTGGATGGACGCAAGTCTACGGTGATGTCCTTTCGTTTGCCACCGTGAGAGGGGCATCTCACGAAGCTCCGTTCTC
The window above is part of the Musa acuminata AAA Group cultivar baxijiao chromosome BXJ2-6, Cavendish_Baxijiao_AAA, whole genome shotgun sequence genome. Proteins encoded here:
- the LOC135614669 gene encoding serine carboxypeptidase-like 45; its protein translation is MQCVAWRAMVMVMAATLLRLCSSRELEPKPFRPDVIMKLPGQPPVSFQQFSGYITVDQLDRRALFYYFAEAEVDPSTKPLVLWLNGGPGCSSVGVGAFSENGPFRPKGAVLVRNEYSWNKEANMLYLETPAGVGFSYSSDSSYYEGVNDRMTATDNLVFLQRWFTKFPQYEGRDLYIAGESYAGHYVPQLAQLMVESDDKQRVFNLKGIALGNPVLEFSTDFNSRAEFFWSHGLISDSTYRIFTSACNYSRYVSEYYRGSLSSVCQRVMSQVTRETSRFVDKYDVTLDVCISSVLSQSMVLSPQQVTERVDVCVEDETVRYLNRRDVQSALHAHLDGVTKWTVCSSVLEYELLDLEVPTISVVGSLVKSGIPVLVYSGDQDSVIPLTGSRTLVQRLANELGLKTTVPYRVWFEGEQVGGWTQVYGDVLSFATVRGASHEAPFSQPERSLVLFRAFLQGRPLPETFTYAP